The Manis javanica isolate MJ-LG chromosome 2, MJ_LKY, whole genome shotgun sequence genome contains a region encoding:
- the LOC140847910 gene encoding oxygen-regulated protein 1-like yields the protein MLKVSMHVPSCSRPRIYSVSSDKMHNNDSYSDHSFAPENYLALEKNDSQNLLIYPSEDDIEKSIIFNQDGTMTVEMKVRFKIKEEETIKWTTISRAGLSNNHEKSEISSFPGRTDDPSSGLKIAACSLSADVSPLEKGSNQEGNLVEEINTQTKDQVAETCTSAGWETAAMDINIIQGTQDQVKHNFYRPPTPGPRRLRQKKSAIGSVTLVSETEVQEKMIRQFSYSEDREDGENKSEYHMFTHSCSKMSSVSNKPVLVQIDNNEQIESSLERKKCRLLKSSAVSAGVVEITSQKMLERSPNSGLSHPISENSILEKGIIDSVTSDCKTSIKNLRTYISAKDRFSPISADVTHSPSNCSGTDKTVYEMPASVESSAVTTRIDRLINEFSQCGLTEFPENEKQISSVARKKTTKSQQQVINSRHENGRFGTKRIRIKSVNTGDRIAQETILQDSHSPPKGGILCDEDLHASDMVIKSNYFCSKNSLNPVNSNTFHRNKLNSIQNPRVQGLLAKRRSRPLNKVGLGGSAKREIGQGDKVSPYNEFRYCKSTFENQNLFHMFNFLEQKPNAFCEPQAQAEITSWYLRGIANKSSVSKLNNSHINFKSQKKQKRDKLKPTTSVNKHVTTRASSLASLKKAAFSEDITHHSVQNYIQRWFQNINPYSTLQPRKSASVYKKERRVVSCNINSFPGNNLHANSGKGNNYVMGNNKHITKNATLKGDNLSKEVAQSFDKGNSGGLTRDLSVSLAESLNEACLSSLHECCTLSQSVIDDNTKSQESAEKSGSEVSLVFQEINLATKGQSVEAAIQVDPMEDDIPKDFLPVLLLRQLQALVPSIHKTQNGVVQMPGSLTDVPFSSPICKSSTNVLLAWLLVLNLKGSVNTFCQDDAHKTANRTSEILALLEVLKHVAITEEADDLRAAVANLVESTTDRFGLPEKEQDMILVGLSANCSTPNIQRVPKCIENGKTQQICLDGGYSASENCAHEVCVSEMTCSACEIRTLHKTYAPKEVSNLSDIFSPTSDCTMNQTSMNKACFLGERCSLPDSLSSHKACAHEENYIHEASCPTDEAYIPIKVCNTNDFLNSKEDKYADNLELTEELERSECKHGINILVSHQSIGHLSHHDFFLSATETEFDKEHSSLDEFKNCALNKFQGKNAYTSFDKEESKTSEEPSSITNSTSNERNISELESFEKLENQDTDTFNTKVSAREQTTEELTQKELEDSKNLELIEVFRRNTTEEERRIGVICETVSRRLATPPSLLFRYDSKQNIEKELNEGAKTRVKMVVKSIEIGSYSESPLDFKNLKSPVTSDWSDYGQDSENEQSYKVSIESPIDNGEEIAQEKEHNKGLVKRTIEKLYGRAEVIKPSFFPGSTDRSQVCPYNSMESQCSRKVGLHGSEGHLFGSSEQLSSSSSILQKFQEERQDKCDFNDARAHYQGDIVEHGAKQNDHNRILRDIEEGVLIDKGKWLLKENHLLRVSSPENLGICGNADTTSVDTLLDNNNSEVLYSHFRNLVPGPNMAELSFSELEELTQPLELKCTYFNLPHCSDSEPFCEGLLDVQNKICAKERISKHHSEVKGNHKSERVCTSVTRVFTSAGNKVHPVSDDTIKNQPLSGSNTIHGQEGDSLDKLYAICGQHCPILTVIIQPINEEDRRFAYCKNSDIENSLDLHLRMKIHPYLLQSKKSMFRNENNKASSRKAFVDNAIGDIFDWLYFNDTFNLMDKRRKLKRVDFFNLEEENYLKKFLLYLKKRFCVNLLPTSLLVVDDVNSYTQGSSNQTNEVFSVVDENNNLLDNRFQSSRINLNQVVRENMNYHLSLEMLGQACLFCQVETVLNISNSNILEIFYIFEDENLFIWEEKTSYI from the coding sequence ATGTTGAAAGTGAGCATGCATGTGCCTTCATGCTCAAGGCCCCGGATTTACTCTGTTTCTTCTGACAAAATGCATAATAATGATAGTTACTCAGACCACTCTTTTGCTCCTGAAAATTACTTGGccttagaaaaaaatgattctCAGAATTTATTGATATATCCTTCTGAAGATGATATTGagaaatcaattatttttaatcaagATGGCACTATGACAGTTGAGATGAAAGTTCGATTCAAGATAAAAGAAGAGGAAACCATAAAATGGACCACTATCAGTAGAGCTGGGCTTTCTAATAATCATGAAAAGAGTGAGATAAGCAGTTTTCCAGGAAGAACTGATGATCCATCATCTGGTTTAAAGATTGCAGCATGTTCATTATCTGCAGATGTCTCACCTCTGGAGAAAGGCAGTAATCAAGAGGGCAATTTAGTAGAGGAGATAAACACTCAAACGAAAGATCAGGTGGCTGAAACTTGCACTTCTGCTGGTTGGGAGACTGCTGCTATGGACATAAATATCATCCAGGGAACTCAGGATCAAGTGAAGCATAATTTCTATAGGCCCCCTACACCTGGACCAAGGAGACTGAGACAAAAGAAATCTGCAATAGGGAGTGTGACCTTAGTGTCTGAAACTGAAGTTCAAGAGAAGATGATTAGACAGTTTTCCTATAGTGAAGATAGGGAAGATGGGGAAAACAAATCTGAGTATCACATGTTCACACATTCTTGCAGTAAAATGTCATCAGTATCTAACAAACCAGTACTTGTTCAGATTGATAACAATGAGCAGATAGAGTcatctttagaaagaaaaaagtgtagaCTGCTCAAGTCAAGTGCAGTAAGTGCTGGTGTTGTAGAAATTACAAGTCAGAAGATGTTAGAGAGGTCCCCTAACAGTGGCTTGTCACACCCTATATCAGAAAACTCAATTCTGGAGAAAGGTATAATTGATAGTGTAACATCAGACTGTAAAACTAGTATCAAGAACTTAAGAACTTACATTAGTGCCAAAGATAGGTTTAGTCCTATTTCAGCAGATGTAACTCATTCTCCAAGTAATTGCTCAGGAACTGACAAAACTGTATATGAGATGCCAGCTTCAGTAGAATCCTCTGCTGTCACCACAAGAATTGACAGACTAATTAATGAATTTTCTCAGTGTGGTTTAACAGAATTTcctgaaaatgaaaagcagattTCATCTGTTGCCAGGAAGAAGACGACAAAATCTCAGCAGCAAGTGATAAATTCCAGGCATGAGAATGGGAGATTTGGAACCAAAAGAATTCGCATTAAGAGTGTAAACACAGGAGATAGAATTGCACAGGAAACCATACTGCAAGATTCACACAGTCCCCCTAAAGGAGGGATACTTTGTGATGAAGACCTCCATGCAAGTGATATGGTaattaaatcaaattatttttgttctaaAAATAGTCTTAATCCTGTGAATTCCAATACTTTccatagaaataaattaaattctatTCAGAATCCTAGGGTTCAAGGACTTTTAGCCAAAAGAAGATCTAGACCACTAAACAAGGTAGGCTTAGGAGGATCTGCAAAAAGAGAAATTGGTCAAGGAGATAAAGTGTCTCCCTataatgaattcagatattgcAAAAGTacttttgaaaatcaaaatttATTTCACATGTTTAACTTCCTTGAGCAAAAACCTAATGCTTTTTGTGAACCACAGGCTCAAGCAGAAATAACATCGTGGTATTTGAGAGGAATAGCAAACAAGAGCTCAGTTTCAAAACTTAATAATTCACACATAAATTTCAAAagccagaaaaaacaaaaacggGATAAATTGAAACCAACTACTAGTGTAAATAAACATGTTACAACCAGGGCAAGTTCCTTAGCTTCTTTGAAAAAAGCTGCTTTTTCTGAGGATATTACCcatcattcagttcaaaattaCATACAGAGATGGTTTCAGAACATAAATCCATATTCAACTCTGCAACCTAGAAAATCAGCTTCAGTATACAAAAAGGAAAGGCGTGTGGTAAGTTGTAACATAAATAGTTTTCCAGGAAATAATTTGCATGcaaattctggaaaaggaaataattatgtCATGGGAAATAATAAGCACATAACTAAAAATGCCACTTTGAAAGGAGATAATCTAAGTAAAGAGGTAGCTCAATCTTTTGATAAAGGTAACAGTGGAGGACTGACCAGAGACCTCTCTGTGAGCCTGGCTGAATCTCTGAATGAGGCTTGCTTGTCTTCCTTGCATGAATGTTGTACTTTGTCACAGTCAGTTATTGATGATAATACTAAAAGTCAGGAATCTGCTGAAAAGTCAGGATCAGAGGTAAGCCTTGTTTTCCAAGAAATAAACTTAGCTACAAAAGGGCAAAGTGTAGAGGCTGCCATTCAAGTAGATCCTATGGAAGATGACATTCCAAAAGATTTCCTACCAGTCCTGTTGCTTCGCCAACTGCAAGCTTTAGTTCCTAGTATTCATAAGACTCAGAATGGAGTTGTTCAAATGCCGGGTTCACTTACAGATGTTCCCTTCTCCTCCCCAATTTGTAAGTCATCTACTAATGTCCTTTTAGCTTGGCTCCTAGTGCTAAACCTGAAGGGAAGTGTGAATACCTTCTGTCAAGATGATGCTCACAAAACTGCCAATAGAACTTCAGAAATACTTGCATTGTTGGAGGTTCTAAAGCATGTTGCCATCACAGAGGAAGCTGATGACTTGAGGGCTGCTGTTGCCAATTTAGTGGAGTCTACCACAGATCGCTTTGGACTCCCTGAGAAAGAACAAGACATGATTCTAGTAGGTCTTTCTGCAAATTGTTCCACACCCAACATACAGAGAGTTCCTAAGTgcattgaaaatggaaaaacacagCAAATCTGTTTAGATGGAGGCTACTCTGCCAGTGAGAACTGTGCCCATGAAGTCTGTGTTTCAGAGATGACCTGCTCTGCATGTGAAATACGCACTTTGCATAAGACTTACGCTCCAAAAGAGGTGAGTAACCTCAGTGACATTTTTTCCCCTACCAGTGACTGTACCATGAATCAGACCTCCATGAATAAGGCTTGTTTCCTAGGAGAGAGATGTTCACTTCCTGATTCTCTGTCTTCCCATAAAGCTTGTGCTCATGAGGAAAACTACATCCATGAGGCATCTTGCCCAACTGATGaggcttacattcccatcaaagTCTGCAATaccaatgactttttaaattccaaagaagacaaatatgCTGATAATTTGGAATTGACTGAAGAGTTAGAAAGATCTGAGTGTAAACATGGCATTAATATACTTGTGTCACACCAAAGTATTGGTCATTTAAGCCACCATGACTTTTTCCTAAGTGCAACTGAAACAGAATTTGATAAGGAACACAGTTCTCtagatgaatttaaaaattgtgCATTAAACAAATTTCAGGGTAAAAATGCATATACATCCTTTGATAAGGAAGAATCAAAGACTTCTGAAGAACCAAGCTCAATAACCAATAGCACATCAAATGAAAGAAACATTTCAGAATTGGAATcctttgaaaaattagaaaatcaggACACTGATACCTTTAATACAAAGGTAAGTGCAAGAGAGCAAACCACTGAAGAACTGACCCAAAAAGAGTTAGAGGATAGTAAAAATTTGGAATTGATAGAAGTCTTTAGGAGGAACACgacagaagaggaaagaaggattgGTGTAATATGTGAGACAGTCAGTAGGCGGCTGGCAACACCACCATCTTTACTATTTCGCTATGATTCTAAGCAAAATATTGAAAAGGAGCTCAATGAAGGAGCTAAAACGAGAGTAAAAATGGTAGTGAAAAGTATAGAAATTGGAAGTTATTCAGAGTCTCCTCTTgactttaaaaacttaaaaagccCAGTGACTTCTGATTGGTCAGACTATGGACAAGACAGTGAGAATGAGCAGTCATATAAAGTGTCCATTGAGAGCCCCATTGACAATGGTGAGGAAATCGCCCAAGAGAAAGAACACAATAAAGGACTTGTTAAAAGGACAATAGAAAAACTCTATGGTAGAGCAGAGGTCATTAAACCATCTTTTTTTCCCGGGTCTACAGACAGATCTCAGGTTTGTCCTTACAATTCTATGGAATCTCAGTGTAGTAGGAAAGTAGGTCTTCATGGTTCTGAAGGTCATTTGTTTGGCTCTTCCGAACAGTTATCTAGTAGTTCATCTATATTGCAGAAATTTCAGGAGGAAAGACAAGATAAATGTGACTTCAATGATGCAAGGGCCCATTATCAGGGAGACATTGTAGAACATGGTGCAAAACAAAATGACCATAATAGAATCCTTAGGGACATAGAGGAAGGAGTACTGATTGATAAAGGGAAGTGGCTCCTGAAAGAAAATCATTTGCTAAGAGTATCATCTCCTGAAAATCTTGGCATCTGTGGCAATGCAGACACCACATCAGTGGATACTCTACTTGATAATAACAACAGTGAAGTTCTATattcacattttagaaatttGGTCCCAGGCCCAAACATGGCTGAACTATCCTTTTCAGAATTGGAGGAGCTGACTCAACCCCTTGAACTGAAATGCACTTATTTTAATCTGCCTCACTGTAGTGACTCTGAGCCTTTTTGTGAGGGTTTGCTggatgttcaaaataaaatttgtgcCAAGGAAAGAATATCAAAGCATCATTCAGAGGTGAAGGGTAACCATAAGTCAGAAAGAGTGTGCACATCTGTGACTCGTGTCTTTACATCTGCAGGTAACAAAGTCCATCCTGTCTCTGATGATACTATTAAAAACCAACCACTGTCTGGTAGTAATACAATTCATGGTCAGGAAGGTGACTCTTTGGATAAACTCTATGCTATTTGTGGTCAACATTGCCCAATACTAACTGTTATTATCCAACCTATCAATGAAGAAGATAGAAGATTTGCATATTGCAAAAATTCTGATATTGAAAACTCCTTGGATCTCCACTTAAGGATGAAAATACACCCCTATTTACTACAGTCAAAGAAAAGCATGttcagaaatgagaataataaagcaAGTAGTAGAAAAGCATTTGTTGATAATGCCATTGGTGATATATTTGATTGGCTTTATTTCAATGACACATTTAACTTGATGGATAAAAGAAGAAAGTTAAAAAGAGTTGACTTCTTCAACTTAGAGGAAGAAAATTACTTAAAGaaatttctattatatttaaagaaaaggttTTGTGTTAACTTATTGCCCACATCACTGTTAGTTGTGGATGATGTGAATTCATATACACAAGGTTCCAGCAATCAGACAAATGAAGTTTTTTCAGTAGTTGATGAGAATAATAACTTATTAGATAACAGATTCCAGAGTTCAAGAATAAATCTTAACCAAGTAGTAAGGGAAAATATGAACTATCATTTGTCTTTGGAAATGCTTGGTCAAGCCTGCCTATTTTGCCAAGTTGAGACAGTCTTAAATATTAGCAACagcaatattttagaaatattttatatttttgaggatGAAAACCTTTTTATTTGGGAAGAGAAAACCAGTTACATTTAA